A window from Dehalobacter sp. encodes these proteins:
- a CDS encoding penicillin-binding transpeptidase domain-containing protein — MKKTKQYFYREWVIYGLLIGLSVLILGRLFYLQVINSAELKARGADFQAIRQTMLYERGTIMDAQGNVLAKSVPVKDVYADPRMLDTSIAKDKTLTSEQILQKKEKIAENIAAILGEDKNDILTLLRKDLAWVSLKRQVDISTVEKIKELDIQGIGFSDNYKRSYPAGEMGAAILGIVNMAGDGVEGLEYSYNAELKGEANLENPVETDQNNEIQDNVQSGDNLTLTLDSTIQHLIEHELDDIVAETKPQRAVILAMDPKTGKILGMGSRPSYDPSNYASTKPDQRKNLAISMIYEPGSTFKIITGSAALEENAINTIQLFKDPGYWVVGGRRITNWDSDRKAHGNITFVDGMKLSSNVVLAQVGQKLGRDLFYTYLKSFGFGSLTDIDISGEERGLLIDKSRVKSLELATMSFGQANLVTPIQLLTAICAVANGGQLMQPYIVENIKNKDGEIVSKTQPKVVRQVISETTSKTMSDILVSVVDSGTGSRAKIPGIKVAGKTGTAQKIDPKTGKYSDTDYIVSFVGYAPADDPKIAVLVVIDTPHAPVVQGGTLGGPRVKNIIEGTLQYYGVPVSAETPSDLTKVDPDALVEEAAAKNGNTAADKNSTPARQAGEGEVLVPDLKGLTIRQAGELLGKLDLRYEFGGSGLAYKQSPEAGKVVNRGDTIEVLFGTGK, encoded by the coding sequence GTGAAAAAAACGAAGCAGTATTTTTACCGGGAGTGGGTTATCTATGGCCTGCTCATCGGTTTGAGCGTCTTAATATTAGGAAGACTGTTTTACCTCCAGGTTATCAATTCCGCAGAGTTAAAGGCCAGAGGTGCAGATTTCCAGGCGATAAGACAGACCATGCTTTATGAGCGGGGAACCATTATGGATGCACAGGGCAATGTGCTGGCGAAAAGTGTACCGGTGAAGGATGTCTATGCCGATCCGAGAATGCTGGATACATCCATTGCCAAGGATAAAACGCTGACAAGCGAGCAAATATTACAAAAAAAAGAGAAAATTGCTGAAAATATTGCGGCCATTTTGGGGGAAGATAAAAATGATATTCTTACCCTGCTGCGAAAAGACTTGGCATGGGTCAGCCTGAAACGGCAGGTAGATATCAGTACGGTGGAAAAAATTAAAGAACTTGATATTCAAGGGATCGGCTTCAGTGATAATTATAAAAGAAGCTATCCGGCAGGGGAGATGGGAGCGGCTATACTTGGTATCGTCAATATGGCTGGAGACGGGGTTGAAGGTCTGGAGTATTCCTACAACGCCGAGCTTAAAGGGGAAGCAAATTTAGAGAATCCGGTAGAAACGGATCAAAACAATGAGATTCAGGATAATGTACAGTCAGGGGACAATTTAACCCTGACCCTCGATTCCACCATTCAGCATCTCATTGAACACGAACTGGATGATATTGTCGCAGAAACCAAGCCACAGAGAGCCGTTATCCTGGCCATGGATCCCAAGACCGGCAAAATACTCGGTATGGGCTCCAGACCGTCCTATGATCCGAGCAACTATGCCTCCACCAAACCGGATCAAAGGAAAAACCTGGCCATCAGCATGATTTATGAACCCGGGTCTACGTTTAAAATCATCACCGGATCGGCAGCACTCGAAGAAAATGCCATTAATACGATCCAGCTCTTCAAAGATCCGGGCTATTGGGTTGTCGGGGGCCGCAGGATCACAAACTGGGATTCCGACAGAAAGGCGCATGGCAACATTACTTTCGTCGATGGCATGAAGCTGTCTTCCAACGTTGTACTTGCCCAGGTCGGACAAAAACTAGGCAGAGACCTATTCTATACATACTTAAAGTCTTTTGGCTTCGGAAGTCTGACAGATATTGATATTTCCGGTGAAGAAAGGGGCCTATTGATTGACAAGAGCAGGGTCAAAAGCCTTGAACTGGCGACCATGTCGTTCGGTCAGGCCAACCTTGTCACCCCGATCCAGCTCTTAACGGCGATCTGTGCGGTGGCCAACGGAGGCCAGCTCATGCAGCCGTATATTGTAGAAAACATTAAGAATAAGGATGGGGAGATCGTCAGTAAAACCCAGCCGAAGGTTGTCCGTCAGGTTATTTCCGAGACAACCAGCAAGACCATGAGCGATATCCTCGTGAGTGTCGTCGACAGCGGTACAGGAAGCCGGGCAAAAATTCCCGGAATTAAAGTTGCCGGCAAAACCGGAACCGCCCAGAAAATTGATCCGAAAACCGGAAAGTACTCGGATACCGATTATATCGTCTCTTTTGTCGGCTATGCGCCGGCTGACGATCCGAAGATTGCAGTATTGGTCGTTATTGATACGCCGCATGCTCCGGTCGTCCAGGGGGGAACACTCGGTGGACCGCGCGTTAAAAATATTATCGAGGGCACTTTGCAATACTATGGTGTGCCGGTTTCCGCTGAGACCCCGAGTGATCTTACCAAGGTTGACCCTGACGCTCTGGTGGAGGAAGCGGCTGCGAAAAATGGTAATACAGCAGCAGACAAGAACAGTACCCCTGCCAGGCAGGCCGGGGAAGGCGAAGTGCTTGTACCTGATCTGAAAGGACTGACCATCAGACAAGCCGGCGAATTACTAGGAAAACTGGATTTGCGCTATGAATTCGGCGGCAGCGGACTCGCCTATAAACAGTCACCGGAGGCCGGCAAAGTTGTCAATCGGGGAGATACGATCGAAGTTCTGTTTGGGACAGGTAAGTAG
- a CDS encoding M20/M25/M40 family metallo-hydrolase, translating into MHVLRNSFELARELTCSLTEMTGVSGYEQGLKTTLQDIFAPLSAETFSDFIGNFYAVKKGEHSGKHSVMLAAHIDEIGLMITHIDERGFLHFATLGGIDQRTLLYQEILVHGKEDLRGVVCLGSSHKDSKKRQTLDIEDLVIDIGFNDAAAVQMVKPGDIASIKRCPLRLLNDRISGKALDDRAGVAVLAVCLNELMGMKHQHDVVAVATVQEEVGLRGGLTSSERLLPSLAVAVDVTHAQTLDTKSQVSAELAKGPVISLGPNIHPWVYARLSDSAQQNRIACQRQAIPGATGTDARVIQLTGYGIPTGLVSIPLRYMHTSVETASLQDIVECGKLLAYFIASLPEELEEI; encoded by the coding sequence ATGCACGTGTTAAGGAATTCCTTCGAGCTTGCGCGGGAACTTACCTGTTCGTTGACGGAAATGACAGGTGTTTCCGGATATGAACAGGGCTTAAAAACAACACTTCAGGATATTTTTGCGCCACTCTCAGCAGAGACTTTCTCTGATTTTATCGGCAACTTCTATGCGGTTAAAAAAGGAGAGCACAGCGGGAAACATTCCGTAATGCTTGCTGCGCATATCGACGAGATCGGGTTGATGATCACCCATATTGATGAAAGAGGATTTTTACACTTTGCCACGCTCGGCGGAATTGACCAGAGAACCTTGCTTTACCAGGAAATCCTGGTACACGGAAAGGAAGATCTGCGTGGCGTAGTTTGCCTGGGATCTTCCCACAAGGACAGCAAAAAGCGGCAGACTCTCGATATAGAGGATCTGGTGATCGATATCGGTTTTAATGATGCAGCGGCAGTTCAAATGGTCAAACCGGGAGATATCGCCAGCATCAAAAGGTGCCCGCTGCGTCTGCTCAACGACAGAATATCCGGCAAAGCACTTGACGACAGAGCTGGAGTCGCCGTACTGGCGGTATGCCTGAACGAACTGATGGGTATGAAACATCAGCATGATGTGGTAGCAGTCGCTACGGTTCAGGAAGAAGTGGGTTTAAGAGGAGGACTTACCAGCTCGGAGCGACTTCTGCCGTCGCTGGCAGTTGCCGTTGATGTGACGCATGCCCAAACGCTGGATACCAAAAGTCAGGTTTCCGCTGAACTGGCGAAAGGACCGGTGATTAGTCTCGGCCCGAATATTCATCCCTGGGTCTACGCCAGGCTCTCCGACAGTGCGCAGCAGAACAGGATTGCCTGTCAGCGGCAGGCGATTCCAGGGGCGACAGGCACCGATGCCAGAGTGATTCAGTTGACCGGTTATGGCATACCGACCGGGTTGGTGTCCATACCTCTCCGGTATATGCATACATCCGTCGAGACGGCCTCGCTGCAGGATATTGTTGAATGCGGCAAGCTGCTGGCGTATTTCATTGCGTCGTTGCCGGAAGAATTGGAGGAAATCTAA